The Gossypium arboreum isolate Shixiya-1 chromosome 2, ASM2569848v2, whole genome shotgun sequence region aatttggattaaatttggttttaatgtttaatttggtatttgaatttaatttcaatattcaatttgataTTCAGATAAAATGTCATCATGTGACCCAATAAAAGTATGATACGTTGCTTtagtaaaattaaaaacataGGTGCTTAAGTgagataaaaaaaaacaaaacaaaattcaaGTATCAAATTAAACATCAAAGTAAAATTTAAGTATTTAACTAGGAcaaaataattttagtatcaaatTAAAAAACTTAAATACTAAAGTGaacattaaaactaaaattacataccaaattaaacattaaaattaaatttaaatatcaaataatatattaaccctAAAATTATTTAACGATATGATTTTTATTATGCGTAAATCATGCATGAATTCtaagtaaatattttattttgatttaatgttcAAAATATGTAGACCCTATTCACTGTGATTGAAATCTTGTTTGGTAAGCCCTCAATTATTGGCAGTTGCAAGAAAAGGAGGACCCCTTTTCTATGTTATGAAAAATTGGGTTAATACATAATTTGGTATCTGACCTTAGTTTTATTGTCCAATTTGGTACTTGATTTTTCTTGTCCcaatttggtacttgaatttggcttcaatgttcaatttgataGAAGATTATCATGTGGCCCAATGAAAGTACAACATGTGTGCTTTAGTAAAAAAATATAGGTATGTAATTAGGAAAAAAAAACTCAagtatcaaattgaaaaaaaaattcaggtACCAAagtgaacattgaagccaaactcAGGTACCAATTTGGAAAAATATAAGCTTTTTTTTTatcgataataaaaatataaggtTGAATAGGTGAACTACATACaaggtcattaaattattagtaagtttacgttttggtcattcaacttcaacaaagttacaaaatggtcactgaactattctaaagttttcatttaaatcattacactatttgaaatttttatttaagtaactGGTTTGTTaagcttttttttaaaaaagtccaGGTAGTAAGCTCCAAGCACGATTCGAAGATTGTTATAGTGAATTAGTACCCATCGACAAGtagaacataccttagatccaagttgACCTAATGGACaatgttaaatattaaaaaagaaagTTGCTTGGATGTTGCTTCGTAGATTTATGATGTTCAAAATTGCttcataaaaaaaaactaaactaaaCTATAGCAGAGAAAGGGAAAGGGAGCTTTCAATTGATGTAGTCGGTGTCAAAAAAGGCAGCCATACAACTATGATTTTAACAATAAATGAAAACTATTGAATAGTTTGGTAAGTTGAGTtaccaaaacataaatttactaatagtttaacAACATTAAATGTAGTTTTACCCAAAATTAATTTGGGTAAAACAAAAAGCTAGTCCAACCCATTTTAATTACATAATACTTATATAAGAAAGAGCgtatataataatatttgaaaacactaaaatatataatataaattttaaaaattaataaatattaaaaattaataaatattaaaaataatgccttttattttttttaaaaaatataaattaacctCAATATGCTTATGTTATCCATTTACAAAATCTAAAACCAAACCCATGATGGTCAAGCCCAAAGTGCGATGGGCTCTTAAATGAAATTAGTGCTACATTATCTCCTACAATAATTGTAGTGGATTGTTCgtaattatttatttagttttaatgtaaaatattttaatatatgctaaataaagaaaatgattttaaattgaaCTTAGACAAGCAAATTTACTTCTTTTATTTAGCTTTTCATGAGGTCTTTAATGTGAATCACATTTTCCAAATTAATATCTTGTGTAATTTTcttcagaaaaaaattaaaaataaattattgttaactTTTTTTCTTGAGACCATATTTATTTTTGTTCGATATTTTCTATCCATGGATACTGAAAGTCAAACGGgtctcaaaataaatttttaaatttgaagttGAGTTGAGTCGAGTCAAACTTtattttaggttaaaataaattttctagcactatttttttcttttaaaaaacgcAAACTCGATAACTTATTTAAAAGATATCGATTAGTTCTTTTGTATTCAACCCAGCAAAACTTGATGTTCATATTGGATATCTCATCCTATTGCATGGTAATAAGactaacaaataaaaaaaaaaaaaaagccaaagCATGGCATGGTATCAAACACCTCAAATATCCCAAATATAATCAATACCAATGTACTAAttacaaggaaaaaaaaaaagaaaaataaaaaccatTACATGCTTAAAgattaaagaagaaaaaggaagaatcAACGAGGTATGAATTCGAGTAAGATCATATAATTATCCTTTAAAAAATAATATCCGATCAATTTGGGATTCGAATATCCAAATCTACTCCGTTGTCATATCTCGGGTTGCGACCTCCTttataaacaaaatataaaataatgcaTAGCCGAATTTGTTGTcacaacctttttttttcttgccccaaaaaaaaagtttgaaagtACAAATCCTTTTATGACATTTAAAATATATAGTATATAAAGGGAAAAAaagagggtttttttttttgcatggaGCGATCTGGTCATTGGCCGTACCTAAATGCAAAATATTATAACAAAGTTAGTATATAAACacaaaaatgaaatgtgttcaaccCACTTATGGtatgaaatttataaaatttttcattacAGTAACATTAATTAGTTTACCTTTTTGGTATCGATGTTTTTTGTTTTTAAGACAATTTGGTCTTACAATTTTGGGACAGAATTTTGGTTCCTTGCGCCATCGTGCTCACCCTAAACGCACAGTTGACTGTCATGTCTTTTTTCCAAAGCTTTAAGAACCAAACGTTAAACACCAATGGTGATTCGAATTTGAGTTTCAAAGAGATTTGACGTTTTGTTTTCTTGTCGCTGATGCTTTTCTGGACATTAGGGGGAACAACTTTGGTTTTCAAGGCATGGATTTTGATGGCGAAAATGCTCGAATCGTCCCCAGGTTTTTGTTCGAGACCGGGAAAATCGCCGAAGCCTAGGTTTTTAGTCCAAAAAGTTAGGGTGGCACTGTCTTCATCAGATTTACAATGGATACCCATTTTTTCATTAGGGTTCTTAGCTTTCAACGTGACATCATACGTAGGTGGACTGCCTTGTTTTTGTTGTTTAACATGGAGTTTAGAAACGGTGAAATTAGGAGCTTTAGGGGTGAAAATGAAGTAAACAGCCGCTATAGCACCGCTGACGAGAACACCAATGACAAGCAACACAATGGCGATGCAAATCAAGTACCTAGAGTATTTCCGTTTGGATTTTTTGCCTTTATTCTTAGCAGCTTCACGGTGACGTTCGACTATACCAGCGTTTTCAGGTGGCGGTACTCGGTAAATTTGGTCCTTAGGGACTTGAACAACGTAGGTAGCTAAAGGATGGCCTGGAGGGGGAGGTAAATTCATGAGGCGATTGTTGTAGGGGGTGGTGGGGGCATGGGGTGTCGACGACAGCAACCGAGGGTCCCCGGCGGAAGACGCGACGACCCGCTCATCCTCCATGGGAGAGATGGGGTGCGAAAGAAATGGGAGGGTGACAAAGGTcgaaaaaaataaaagggaaaagaGGAGTAATTTTTAGGGCTTGCATGGGAGGTTTGCTTGTTTCTATGAAGTTGAGTGGTTGGTTTTGCGTTGAGATTGAACGGAGGTTTGTATTTGGTAAAGACAActcattatttttttctttctttttttggtatttttttcaaatatcaaattaccaaattctattcaatttagttttCCATTTAGGTCCTAAAAAACAGGGTTCTGTTTTTGGTGTTGGTCATCTTTGGGTTACACATTGCATTTTTTATACTAAATTTTCTCGATCCCTTTTATCTATACCTCaacttatattatatatatttagggATGAGATTATATAATGTTCACCTTATCAATTGAATAATTCAACTTGgttttgagttaagtaaatttgagatagtttttttttttgttattttggtttggataattttgaattttaattattttaattaatatttttgaggTTTAGTTAGTTTAGAGGGTTGAATTTTTTGGATTAAGTCATCTTGAGTTCAAATCATTTCAAACTTGGATGATTTGAGATTAAGGCTTAAAGTTTTCATGTTCAAACCATTTTAGGTTTGATCATTTCATGTTCAAGTTAGTTTGAGTTTGGGTCAATTCGATTTTGAGTGAAATAGATTCGAGTTGTTGAcgttttatagttaaatattaaattttatcatatttgagTTGGAATTGATCGGATTGGATCTTCAAATTAGATTTATAATTTATAGGTCTATAATAATGGGTGTTTAATTTAAGAAgctattttttttaagaaaaatactTAAATTAACGGGAACCATAAACAACAATCACACATAATAACACAAACAATAAATAAAACTATACAAATTAATTCACAAATGACATTATTTGCAAAAAGAGCCCAATAGAAGAGAAAGACAAACTAACAATAATTAAAACACTGAAAAAAGATGCACCACatagataaaaaaaagaaaaaaaagaagaagtagcTATAATTACATCATATCCCACCATTATCAAACCAACCTAACGACAAACACCGATTAACCAATTAACTATTGCTAGAAGTCTCTAAAATACCTCAACCTATCCCTTATAATCTCGAAGCGCAATAATACGAATATTATTACAGATCCCAACAATATTCACTAAAAGAGAATTACATATACCCTTGTCATTAGTAACAATGTCTATAGCCCTTAGCATACTCTAAGAAGGGGCACCAACCATTAGTGAATTAGTTACCTataaaagttttcaaaatattattattttttttattgatgatttatcatttcataaaattaattaaaattacaagatataaaaattgatatttaattaattatttattaataagaaatatattttaaaatatttaaaaagaaagttaataaaaTCTATTATCTTTTTGCTCCCTAAACCTCCAATTTTGCACAATCCTCCTTTTAATGTTATCAAAGACCCCCTTCTCTCCCTAAGGACACTCTATATCACATAttcatgttttaaatttttttatttacttttaatagAATATAAAttacactttttttctttttgtcttCATAGCATTTACatgcaaaatagaaaaaaaatacaaaatatttaatttaattttttataatcacatataaaaataacatttgACAAATTTAAAGTTGAATCCTAATTATTAGGATCTATGTCACTATTCTTAAATGACAATCTAATTTATGCTATATATCAGCATAAATTGCATATTTGTAAGAACTTTCAAAAGTTAAAAGCATATTTATACACAAAATAAGagctttcaaaagtaccaatggCGACCCCAAAGCAGCTGATATtgcctttcttcttcctcctctcCTTCTCCTGCATTGCTCTTTCCGTAAGTAACCCTCAACGCCTGCACCATTGCTACTGTTACTCCGTTATCTCCGTCGCATCTACATCTCTAACTTCTCTTTTTTATGCATGTAGGAAGGCGAAGATTGCGTTTACACGATCTATATAAGAACCGGAACCATCATCAAAGGTGGAACCAACTCCATCATCGGCTTGAAACTCTATGATGCCAAAGGTGAATACGTCGAGATTGAAAACCTAGAAGCGTGGGGAGGGTTAATGGGGGAGGGGCACGACTATTACGAACGTGGAAACTTGGATATTTTCGCAGGCAGAGGACGTTGTTTGGCCTCGCCTGTATGTGCCATGAACTTAACATCAGACGGTACGGGTCCTCAGCACGGATGGTACTGTAATTATGTGGAAGTCACCATGACAGGCATCCATACCCCTTGTAGCCAACAGATGTTCGCAGTGGAGCAATGGTTGGCATTCGATACTTTACCTTTCAACCTCACCGCCATTAGGAACTATTGTTCGGCTGAGCTTCGCACCAATCAACAACATTCTCAGGAGGTGCCTAGCAGATCAAGCACCTGATGAGGGCTGTTGATTAGTGGGGATTATGGTCTCTTAATCATATCATCAGCTACAGTTTCGTCATTTGAtgggaattttttttaaatttagattaaattaagGTTCACATGACATGACTTACATATGTGTCTGTGAGTTAAAATTTGTTCTTGTTGGAAACTGGAAACAGAGACGTCATTCTTTTGTTCTTTACATCAGTTTTTCTCTTGCTAAACAGACACTTAGCCTCACACAATAGCAAAACTCAGGAAAAGGAAATTAAACCAAGGATCACCAGCTTGTCAGCCAAATTCTCAACATCTTTAAATCTTCTTATGATTTCGAATTCAATTCCGCCAATCAAGTTCATGAACTATTCATATTCGAAAATCGAATTTTCCTATGAGAAAATCGTAGGGTAAGGGTTGGTGCCAATAGTTTTTGTGCTACTCAAGCATTAACTTGGTGTTTCTTCAATTCCTTCAATATTTCCTTTGATAGTTGTTCAGCATTGTACTCTACTCCAAAGCATCTTACTACCTTCATTTTCGGGTCTATCAAATACCTGAAGTATTTAAAACCAAGTTGCATCGGGTTCTTgagttaaatatatatttaaaataaaatgaggAAAGGGATTTCTAAGTGTTAATGTTCGGTACATACATGCTGTGAGAAGACTCGACAAGGTAATCATCTCCTTCTTCTTCGACCTTCTTGAAATAAACACGATATTCTTGTGCCATTTGCCTTACAGCACTAACAGGTCCTCCCAATCCCACTATTCTTGGATCAAACTCTGCACTTTGAATGTAAAATTGCTCAAAAATACATGTAATTTAAGCACAAGTAGATTATTATCATCACGCATTCAGTTACAAGTTGTACGAACCTTTGAGGTAAGCCCGGAGTTGCGCTGGAGTATCACGCTGAGGATCAATTGTCACAAATACGGGTAAAACCTTCAAATTCTCTTTCGCTTCTTGAACCAAATAAAACGCAGAATGTTAAAGACTAATATTATGAGTCTAACAGATATATATAACTAAATCTTTGTCGAAGGGTTATACCTAATGTATCTATAACCTTTGCCATTATCCGAACTTGATCAGGTCCGATATCAGGAGACGATGTATAGCCAAAGTACAGGAGAACCCAGTTTCCAAGAAAGTCCTGTTCATTAACAATCTGATTTTCCGAATTAACCAAAGTGAATGGGCCGCCAATAATTGGAGCTGCTGCAGTATCACTACCGGTATAGCTGTCCTTGCCTGCCGAACATAAACAAAGAAGCATGTTAAAGATACTAGTCATGTTTATAGAAAATCCTTTCTACATCGGCAATTGGACTAAACACCAAAAATTACATACAAATTTTGGATGGGTCTTTAAAACACAAATTGATGCAAGCAAAAGAGTATTTTTGAATTATGTAAAGACAAATCACTTCAAGTAAATGAAGAtatacatgcatgtattttgcAACACACCCTAATAAGAACCAAACAATAGACTATCTATGAACAAATTTAGTAACGCACACTGTGTCAATTGTTGATTTATCGACTCCAAAGGTTTTTGCAACCTTTGACCTCAAGTTCATTCTTATAGACAGATTTAAGGTATCCCACAACTGGACACTTATTCCGTACTATTCATCACATATGGCCACAAACAATATAAATACATAGAGACAAATTCTAATGCCCAATTTCTCATGGTAGTGATATGTCACGGACTCGTCCATGAGACTGATAAAATGGAAGAGCTACACTCAAGAATTTCCTTACCACGAAATTCCAAAGTCATGGGACAAACATAGTAATGCAAAAGAAACTTCCGAAAGCGTCAAATGGACCTACGATGACAGCATTTTGGTTCAATTAGCCTCTCTTTTAGTCAACCTCCATTACCTACTAACCATTTAAGAAAGTATCGTAAACAAAAAAAATGCCATAAGGCTGTTTAAGACCTCCTATTGGGGCCTTTCTTAGAAAACTAGTAACACGATGCTACACAAACAGGAAAAAAAAACTTGTTACATTTTAGCACGAGCATAAACAAAGAAGCATGATAACAAAAATAAGTAAGTTTAATCAAGACTGGTTGGTAGAAGCTTCCCACAATTTCGAGCACATGTATTTAAGCACAATTGCAGAGGAAGTCATCTGAACCATACATATGAAACTCATGATCAACCAACCATTAGCTCAAGCAAATCATTGCCTGTCTCATCAAATCTCATAGTTTTGCTTTGAAAAAATACCAACCATAAACAAATAATGAAACTTCATTACATGAAAGAACAGAAAATGTGGAGTTTGTACATATCCGAACAACCTAGTTCCCATCTCCTGGTCAATAATAACAATAGAAGATAAACAAGTACCTATTTTAACTGCTCTTCGCTCGTCATTATAATGCAGAAAAGCTAGCAATCCACCAAATCCTAGTAAAATAGGTGGCTGCAAAAAATAAGGATCCACATAACCGTTAGCTACATGTTCCTACTGTCTATTATCCAACAAAAAAGTTCATATACAAACAAGCAATCGCAAATAGGCTAATGCAGCATACAATAAAATAAGCACCCGAGGAGCGAGAAGCCTGTGTTTCAACATTCACAACAGGATGACCAGTTGGCTTTTTGTAATAATTGTTCTTTGCTGATTTGGTATAGCCACAAGATTGAATTCTCTTCGATGAACCAAACCTAcatatccatataaacattagaaCCTATAGCTTCAACAATTATACTAAGCATTGTTTCATACTGCCTAAAAGACTAAACCTATAAACAGAATGCTTCACATATAACGAAAAAAGTTCAAATGATAATTACAGCAAAAACCCAAAATGATAATTACAGCAAAAACCCAAATCACCATTCATggtcaaaatacatgaaatatatacaaaaatattCATTGAAGAACAATTCTAgcattaaaaccattaaaaaggAACTCACACACTCGGGACTAATACCAATTTAAACTAACATTCGACTAAAAAACAATATCGCATATCATGGATTGAACGAGATTCTAGAATGTCActtaaaaaagaaaactcaagagCATTAAGATCATaactttctcctctccttttttcttttttttcttttatttttgcaTATACAATGTCGAAAATGAAAACCCATTTGTATTCTAACatcaaaaaggaagaaagaaaaagaaaagaaattagaGTGTGACCTTGGAAGAAGATTGGAAGCATGGGCGAAGCGGTGCTTGGCGGAAAAGAAAATGAAGCGGTAAATGGGCATGTTAATGAATTTTAGGCAAGTATTTAAGAGAAATTACTATTCGGAGCAAAAACCCATTTGTGATTCTTTTGTATTTATGCTTGTGCAGGCAAAATATGAAGAAGCACAATAGAAGGAAGGCAGGGCAGCAGCTTCTTCTCTAGTTGAAACATGCTAGAGACCAagcttatattttaataaaataaaagcattTACTATTTACTCAGCTCTTTTAAATTAGAATTCTTTATCATTACACTTAAATTAAAATCCTAGtaaaataattaaacaattaattaaatttttaatcgaAAATTACAATtaattgaatcattaattaaGACCTAGCAATGAATAGAGAAAATTGGTTCAGCATTGGATTTAATAGATTTTTTTATTTCGATTCAATCCGTTCAAGAGTCAATTGATTCAATTTCTTATTTCGGATTGGTATCCAAATTGATTATAGATCTAATCAATCGATTTAATTTGATTCTAAAAACAATGTTTATTATGGACTAATATCCCAACTTATTCTCGATATGACTGACTAATCCGATCCAATTCTAAGAACAATGatattaaatgatgaaatatggTAGTAATCAAGTTCAATTCAAAGCTTTAACCATTTCACTAATTAATTTCAAGCCAGTGATACGGTATGTGTAACTAAAAAGCAATTAGTGATCGAATTGGTTAGGCCGTCAGTTAATTGGTTCAATCAGTTCGTctagttcaattaaataaattattaaattttcataaaataaaaatattaaaaattcaattcaatatattCATACCAATTTCTGGATCAATTAGTTCAATACCCTTTCTTCAAAGTAGTACCAATCCAATTCCCAATTCAACAAGTCGGTTTGATCTTGGTTCAAACAATCTTACTAAAAAGACCTTTAAAAGAAACATATATTTTAgattgttattgttttaattaatatgttttaaattcatcctaaatttcaaaatattctaATTGCTAAAATCATGTCACTAGCTTGTGACAAATTTGTGAGGTTTCAAGTTAATTGACATAAGGTTTAGGGTTAGATCTCTGTGTTTGTAAACAATTTCCCCTTACACTTTTGTATTGTAATTGTtcacttttataatttttcttttagagaattaaattattaatcaagtttttttcatcattttagatGTCATATTGAGCTTTAAATATTAACAAAAATATGACATTGTTGGGAAATGTGTCTATATTGTAGTTGTTGAGTATGACTCTTATTTTAAgtcaaatttaagaaataatctttcagttaaactatatttatttgtttcaatcaaacatgattaatttagattattttattattatttgacctataaatttagcctataataggctcttttacaacattaGAAAAACACACATtaaatattagaactcataacacatttagagaattttgtgtttacattttgaaggttctttgttttcggattttcggggtttagtttttatcttcatcttttgtactcttcattctttttccattatagtaaaattattttgcccgtggttttttattctctttggaggggtttttctacgttaaatttgtgtgttcaatttctcaatttattccgctattttttttcttatttcttaatcGAGTCTATCCTAATAGTAGTAAACatataattattttctatttatttgaatgatgaataaataaataaagttaatttcacatttcactattatgtcttttgtatttatgtcttttataatttgcatgcatagcgaaattgtgataagcaaatattagctcattggttATCTAAGGCTCTGTCTGTTTGTCAGTAAAATgttttctggaaaatgatttctggaaaatgatttacttttctggaaatgatttatttttctggtgtttggatgaatctgtgtaaaatattttccgtTGTTTGACagatttcttgaaaatatttttcggaaaaactatttttacatatattaataaatttatatatattaataaaattatattttaaattatttttacatatattgcaatgatttatttataaataaataaattaaattaaatatataatgatactcaattattaagctagaatattaagcatcataaattaaaaacaaccaaaatcaaataaattatttttaattgtgttataaaaaaacaaggattgaataattataaattagcttccaaaccacaattaatactagaaattaataatattatccaaatgcaCAATTAGTAGTAcaccaaataataacaataatattgtTTAGGTGAataactaatat contains the following coding sequences:
- the LOC108466381 gene encoding NDR1/HIN1-like protein 13, producing the protein MEDERVVASSAGDPRLLSSTPHAPTTPYNNRLMNLPPPPGHPLATYVVQVPKDQIYRVPPPENAGIVERHREAAKNKGKKSKRKYSRYLICIAIVLLVIGVLVSGAIAAVYFIFTPKAPNFTVSKLHVKQQKQGSPPTYDVTLKAKNPNEKMGIHCKSDEDSATLTFWTKNLGFGDFPGLEQKPGDDSSIFAIKIHALKTKVVPPNVQKSISDKKTKRQISLKLKFESPLVFNVWFLKLWKKDMTVNCAFRVSTMAQGTKILSQNCKTKLS
- the LOC108466380 gene encoding PLAT domain-containing protein 3, with the protein product MATPKQLILPFFFLLSFSCIALSEGEDCVYTIYIRTGTIIKGGTNSIIGLKLYDAKGEYVEIENLEAWGGLMGEGHDYYERGNLDIFAGRGRCLASPVCAMNLTSDGTGPQHGWYCNYVEVTMTGIHTPCSQQMFAVEQWLAFDTLPFNLTAIRNYCSAELRTNQQHSQEVPSRSST
- the LOC108464647 gene encoding protein SCO1 homolog 2, mitochondrial isoform X1, which produces MPIYRFIFFSAKHRFAHASNLLPRFGSSKRIQSCGYTKSAKNNYYKKPTGHPVVNVETQASRSSGAYFIPPILLGFGGLLAFLHYNDERRAVKIGKDSYTGSDTAAAPIIGGPFTLVNSENQIVNEQDFLGNWVLLYFGYTSSPDIGPDQVRIMAKVIDTLEAKENLKVLPVFVTIDPQRDTPAQLRAYLKEFDPRIVGLGGPVSAVRQMAQEYRVYFKKVEEEGDDYLVESSHSMYLIDPKMKVVRCFGVEYNAEQLSKEILKELKKHQVNA
- the LOC108464647 gene encoding protein SCO1 homolog 2, mitochondrial isoform X3 translates to MLKHRLLAPRPPILLGFGGLLAFLHYNDERRAVKIGKDSYTGSDTAAAPIIGGPFTLVNSENQIVNEQDFLGNWVLLYFGYTSSPDIGPDQVRIMAKVIDTLEAKENLKVLPVFVTIDPQRDTPAQLRAYLKEFDPRIVGLGGPVSAVRQMAQEYRVYFKKVEEEGDDYLVESSHSMYLIDPKMKVVRCFGVEYNAEQLSKEILKELKKHQVNA
- the LOC108464647 gene encoding protein SCO1 homolog 2, mitochondrial isoform X2, translating into MPIYRFIFFSAKHRFAHASNLLPRFGSSKRIQSCGYTKSAKNNYYKKPTGHPVVNVETQASRSSGAYFIPPILLGFGGLLAFLHYNDERRAVKIGKDSYTGSDTAAAPIIGGPFTLVNSENQIVNEQDFLGNWVLLYFGYTSSPDIGPDQVRIMAKVIDTLAKENLKVLPVFVTIDPQRDTPAQLRAYLKEFDPRIVGLGGPVSAVRQMAQEYRVYFKKVEEEGDDYLVESSHSMYLIDPKMKVVRCFGVEYNAEQLSKEILKELKKHQVNA